In Cottoperca gobio chromosome 1, fCotGob3.1, whole genome shotgun sequence, a genomic segment contains:
- the lyl1 gene encoding protein lyl-1 isoform X2 codes for MMEKMHPTGPPASPPDLSRPSSTSSSSSASSPSCSSVEQHSPLQKNETLASSDAISSSRPANKTGHMGHTAVPSAGSIQSPIPTTTALTSPLADTAAPEPIVMETEQEEEKQGGPKSTTVPAAFANGSPTLSSPPPLLPARVKTSSCPLPRPTSTASFLSSSSSSPLPPHIPVISLSHSKPPLPLPNTPLTALHPIPNLLHGPHGDLRRSQLTCLPVASPAASVASGGPSAPSPGPLLPQQYLSAHPFFSSSYLGPSGGNYGVVNNSRMKRRPSSHFEVEINDRPPQKLARRVFTNSRERWRQQNVNGAFSELRKLIPTHPPDKKLSKNEILRLAVKYINFLVTLLNDQAQDKSRDSTEDEDENAAAGPDGNKRTLLFQCNTPPPSHAAPPSSARPATVHRDRDSTDSVIALANSPATSSCYGDTDSEESFGAKTSLVTHGILGKVKGQIRMVAATNDER; via the exons ATGATGGAGAAGATGCACCCAACTGGCCCACCCGCCTCACCCCCAGACCTGTCTcgcccctcctccacctcctcctcttcctccgcctcctccccaTCCTGTTCCTCCGTAGAGCAGCACAGTCCCCTCCAGAAGAACGAGACTTTAGCCTCCTCGGATGCTATCAGCAGCTCGCGTCCTGCTAACAAGACAGGGCACATGGGACACACGGCTGTCCCCTCTGCTGGCTCGATTCAGTCCCCCATTCCCACGACGACGGCGCTAACCAGTCCCCTCGCAGATACAGCTGCACCTGAGCCCATCGTCATGGAGAccgagcaggaggaggagaaacaagGAGGACCAAAGAGCACCACAGTCCCTGCAGCTTTTGCCAACGGGTCCCCAACTCTTTCCTCTCCACCTCCGCTCCTCCCGGCGCGAGTCAAGACCTCCTCGTGCCCTCTACCACGTCCAACCTCCACCGCGTCCTTCCTTTCGTCTtcatcatcctctcctcttcctccacacaTTCCAGTCATCAGCCTCAGTCACAGCAAACCGCCTCTTCCGCTCCCAAATACCCCTTTGACTGCCCTCCACCCAATTCCTAATCTCCTACATGGGCCCCATGGGGACCTTCGCCGCAGTCAGCTGACCTGTTTGCCTGTGGCCAGCCCTGCAGCTTCTGTAGCTTCTGGGGGGCCTTCAGCTCCCTCCCCAGGGCCCCTGCTGCCTCAGCAGTACCTGTCTGCACACCCATTCTTCAGCAG CTCTTACCTGGGTCCCTCAGGAGGTAACTATGGTGTCGTCAACAACAGCCGGATGAAGAGAAGACCCTCGTCACACTTTGAGGTGGAGATCAATGACC GCCCGCCTCAGAAACTCGCTCGCCGTGTCTTCACGAACAGCCGCGAGCGCTGGCGACAGCAAAATGTGAACGGGGCGTTTTCTGAGCTGAGAAAACTCATTCCCACGCACCCACCCGACAAGAAGCTCAGCAAGAATGAAATCCTGCGTCTGGCTGTGAAGTACATCAACTTCTTGGTCACTCTGCTCAACGACCAGGCGCAAGACAAGAGCAGGGACTCAACTGAGGATGAGGACGAGAACGCCGCGGCTGGGCCGGATGGTAATAAAAGGACCCTTCTTTTTCAGTGTAACACTCCTCCTCCATCCCACGCCGCCCCGCCATCCTCAGCCCGTCCCGCTACAgtccacagagacagagactcaaCTGACTCAGTCATCGCTCTGGCTAACTCCCCAGCAACATCCAGTTGCTATGGCGACACGGACAGTGAGGAAAGCTTTGGGGCTAAGACCTCTTTGGTGACCCATGGCATTCTgggaaaggtcaaaggtcagataaGGATGGTGGCAGCCACAAATGATGAGCGGTGA
- the lyl1 gene encoding protein lyl-1 isoform X1 — protein sequence MMEKMHPTGPPASPPDLSRPSSTSSSSSASSPSCSSVEQHSPLQKNETLASSDAISSSRPANKTGHMGHTAVPSAGSIQSPIPTTTALTSPLADTAAPEPIVMETEQEEEKQGGPKSTTVPAAFANGSPTLSSPPPLLPARVKTSSCPLPRPTSTASFLSSSSSSPLPPHIPVISLSHSKPPLPLPNTPLTALHPIPNLLHGPHGDLRRSQLTCLPVASPAASVASGGPSAPSPGPLLPQQYLSAHPFFSSSYLGPSGGNYGVVNNSRMKRRPSSHFEVEINDRSAHSDSDYVCLTGPPQKLARRVFTNSRERWRQQNVNGAFSELRKLIPTHPPDKKLSKNEILRLAVKYINFLVTLLNDQAQDKSRDSTEDEDENAAAGPDGNKRTLLFQCNTPPPSHAAPPSSARPATVHRDRDSTDSVIALANSPATSSCYGDTDSEESFGAKTSLVTHGILGKVKGQIRMVAATNDER from the exons ATGATGGAGAAGATGCACCCAACTGGCCCACCCGCCTCACCCCCAGACCTGTCTcgcccctcctccacctcctcctcttcctccgcctcctccccaTCCTGTTCCTCCGTAGAGCAGCACAGTCCCCTCCAGAAGAACGAGACTTTAGCCTCCTCGGATGCTATCAGCAGCTCGCGTCCTGCTAACAAGACAGGGCACATGGGACACACGGCTGTCCCCTCTGCTGGCTCGATTCAGTCCCCCATTCCCACGACGACGGCGCTAACCAGTCCCCTCGCAGATACAGCTGCACCTGAGCCCATCGTCATGGAGAccgagcaggaggaggagaaacaagGAGGACCAAAGAGCACCACAGTCCCTGCAGCTTTTGCCAACGGGTCCCCAACTCTTTCCTCTCCACCTCCGCTCCTCCCGGCGCGAGTCAAGACCTCCTCGTGCCCTCTACCACGTCCAACCTCCACCGCGTCCTTCCTTTCGTCTtcatcatcctctcctcttcctccacacaTTCCAGTCATCAGCCTCAGTCACAGCAAACCGCCTCTTCCGCTCCCAAATACCCCTTTGACTGCCCTCCACCCAATTCCTAATCTCCTACATGGGCCCCATGGGGACCTTCGCCGCAGTCAGCTGACCTGTTTGCCTGTGGCCAGCCCTGCAGCTTCTGTAGCTTCTGGGGGGCCTTCAGCTCCCTCCCCAGGGCCCCTGCTGCCTCAGCAGTACCTGTCTGCACACCCATTCTTCAGCAG CTCTTACCTGGGTCCCTCAGGAGGTAACTATGGTGTCGTCAACAACAGCCGGATGAAGAGAAGACCCTCGTCACACTTTGAGGTGGAGATCAATGACC GCTCTGCACACTCAGACAGTGATTATGTGTGTCTAACAGGCCCGCCTCAGAAACTCGCTCGCCGTGTCTTCACGAACAGCCGCGAGCGCTGGCGACAGCAAAATGTGAACGGGGCGTTTTCTGAGCTGAGAAAACTCATTCCCACGCACCCACCCGACAAGAAGCTCAGCAAGAATGAAATCCTGCGTCTGGCTGTGAAGTACATCAACTTCTTGGTCACTCTGCTCAACGACCAGGCGCAAGACAAGAGCAGGGACTCAACTGAGGATGAGGACGAGAACGCCGCGGCTGGGCCGGATGGTAATAAAAGGACCCTTCTTTTTCAGTGTAACACTCCTCCTCCATCCCACGCCGCCCCGCCATCCTCAGCCCGTCCCGCTACAgtccacagagacagagactcaaCTGACTCAGTCATCGCTCTGGCTAACTCCCCAGCAACATCCAGTTGCTATGGCGACACGGACAGTGAGGAAAGCTTTGGGGCTAAGACCTCTTTGGTGACCCATGGCATTCTgggaaaggtcaaaggtcagataaGGATGGTGGCAGCCACAAATGATGAGCGGTGA